One genomic window of Aptenodytes patagonicus chromosome 19, bAptPat1.pri.cur, whole genome shotgun sequence includes the following:
- the PER3 gene encoding period circadian protein homolog 3 isoform X2, whose amino-acid sequence MLRLARPASCTEGQGSERAEEPGRGGRCPCVVVFCGSEMDVGKLPCGSSERGASWAPAAAARAGDEREEAFGPADSGRQEGAHRGDAGLRCTMCTGTNSGGKRFNGPNCSRAGFCSCESNDCSAGSFMRQSKVNSEQLNWSQSHRDLMMMIQEMKRCLPEEKRSSSKPSTISALNYALQCVQQIQANNDFFQALNDRRVFQTDVMTYSIEELMAVATEHTPKNTDTFVAVFSLLSGRIVHISEQAASILNCKKKVLNSSRFVELLVPQDVSVFYTHTDQSHLPLWNMESQTASLYEYAQVKSFFCRIRGGKDEERETCCYPFRITPYLVHVCTSVHVDAESCCLALAEKIHSGYEAPRIPMDKRVFTTTHTPGCVFLEIDDRAVPLLGYLPQDLIGTSILMYLHPEDRPLMIAIHRKILKFAGQPPFEHLPIRFCTQNGDYVILDTSWSSFVNPWSRKVVFIIGRHKVRTSPLNEDVFAARSKETSSVEKEIRELQGQIYKLLLQPVHSNVSSGYGSLGSNGSYEHYISIASSSDSNGNCAEEIQEPMTLQQVCADVNRIKNLGQQLYIASRSKPQNGNEQAVSSEILGGKRHAASCFLQTLRSDSTEEPGNAFYDDSKKTPRVPSYQQINCVDSIIRYLESCSVPALKRKCKSSANTSSSSSEDDKQVQQSQQEAKALEAVNAQTPISVDREEMLKDQTTAGMVGAPLADLTLSNKAPSVVSVTSQCSYSSTIVHVPHPESGDSPSKQMSPASCKKGKHGKFKRQKPQRQPSDSHSSSKNRNSLPSEKRTIQKQSFSPSEVSYLSSSSMNVLPPLGFPVYSDPLSSFPASSVGEELVLHSLKPESVSSSQLCCEAQSCPALHPPNIGMFMAVFFQGFPMYAQMPQYVFLPSPQYVYPPSSYPCTALPPAPPPSAPSPIALHSVDQPFPASSATSMEGQRDQALLLSSSWSSSPLQLNLLQEELPKPMELSISTDVRARAEAKCDNDPEDGGNSASHCASSEFTDRSLYEDSQLGTGSAALGSGSALSGSLGSGSNETSGCGTGSGKSSKDFASNDSSEASKEEKNQEAEEKGTAHKSNHESARVMMDHTPERVLMTYQMPNRIKEEVLKEDLEKLIVMRKQQPWFTDGQKKELAEVHTWIRTQTVPLQISTQGCVTCDIMEASCEAAMADDNMENKGK is encoded by the exons ATGCT aagACTCGCGAGGCCCGCCTCCTGCACCGAAGGTCAAGGGTCCGAACGTGCTGAGGAGCCAGGACGTGGCGGTCGATGCCCCTGCGTGGTAGTGTTCTGCGGATCAGAGATGGACGTGGGCAAACTCCCATGCGGCAGCTCGGAACGCGGCGCGAGTTGGGCACCGGCTGCCGCTGCTAGGGCTGGGGACGAGCGAGAGGAGGCGTTCGGTCCTGCCGACtcggggaggcaggagggagcgcATCGGGGGGATGCAGGCTTACGTTGCACGATGTGTACGGGAACCAACTCTGGCGGGAAACGGTTTAACGGGCcaaactgcagcagagctggtttctgcAGCTGTGAATCAAACGACTGTTCAGCTGGAAGTTTCATGCGGCAAAGCAAAGTTAACAG TGAGCAGCTGAATTGGAGCCAGTCTCACAGAGATCTGATGATGATGATCCAAGAAATGAAAAGGTGTTTACCTGAAGAGAAAAGGAGTTCCAGCAAGCCCAGTACCATCAGTGCTCTCAACTATGCCTTGCAGTGTGTCCAACAGATCCAGG caAACAATGACTTTTTCCAGGCTCTGAATGACCGAAGAGTGTTTCAGACAGATGTGATGACATACAGCATAGAAGAGTTGATGGCAGTTGCGACTGAACACACTCCAAAAAACACT GACACATTTGTGGCTgtgttttccttgctttctggACGCATAGTGCATATTTCTGAGCAGGCAGCATCCATTCTAAACTGTAAGAAGAAGGTCTTGAACTCCTCCCGGTTTGTAGAGCTGCTTGTCCCTCAGGATGTGAGTGTGTTCTACACACACACCGATCAGTCCCACCTGCCGCTTTGGAACATGGAAAGTCAAACAG CTTCTCTGTATGAATATGCCCAGGTGAAATCCTTTTTCTGCAGGATCAG GGGTGGTAAAGATGAAGAACGAGAAACGTGTTGTTACCCCTTCCGAATCACCCCATACTTGGTCCATGTGTGTACTTCTGTCCATGTGGATGCAGAATCCTGCTGCTTAGCTTTGGCTGAGAAAATTCACTCTGGATATGAAG cTCCTCGAATTCCTATGGACAAAAGAGTCTTCACCACCACTCACACCCCTGGATGTGTTTTTCTTGAGATAGATGACAG AGCAGTGCCTTTGTTGGGTTACTTACCTCAAGATTTAATTGGAACATCCATACTGATGTATTTGCACCCAGAAGATCGTCCTTTGATGATTGCTATTCACCGGAAAA tcctgaaATTTGCTGGCCAACCCCCTTTTGAACATTTACCTATTAGATTTTGTACTCAAAATGGGGATTATGTCATACTGGATACCAGCTGGTCCAGTTTTGTGAATCCTTGGAGCAGGAAAGTAGTGTTCATCATTGGCCGACACAAAGTCCGGAC AAGCCCTCTGAATGAAGATGTCTTTGCTGCAAGAAGTAAAGAAACGAGCAGTGTTGAGAAAGAGATAAGAGAATTGCAAGGACAAATTTACAAGCTGCTTCTGCAG CCAGTTCACAGCAATGTTTCCAGTGGTTATGGAAGCCTTGGAAGCAATGGCTCTTATGAACACTATATCAGCATAGCATCTTCAAGTGACTCCAATGGGAATTGTGCAGAGGAAATACAGGAACCA ATGACATTGCAACAAGTTTGTGCAGATGTCAACCGAATAAAGAATCTGGGACAGCAGCTGTATATTGCGTCAAGGAGCAAGCCACAGAATGGAAATGAACAGGCTGTGAGCTCAGAAATTCTAGGAG GGAAGAGGCACGCTGCTTCCTGTTTTCTTCAGACATTGAGAAGTGATAGCACAGAAGAACCAGGCAATGCATTTTATGATGATTCAAAGAAGACTCCACGTGTTCCTTCCTATCAGCAGATCAATTGTGTTGATAGTATCATCAG ATATCTAGAGAGCTGCAGTGTTCCAGCAttgaaaaggaaatgtaaatCTTCTGCTAATACATCATCGTCATCTTCAGAAGATGacaagcaagtccagcaaagtCAGCAGGAAGCCAAGGCATTGGAAG CAGTTAATGCCCAAACTCCAATATCTGTTGATCGGGAAGAGATGCTGAAAGACCAGACAACTGCAGGCATGGTGGGAGCTCCTCTGGCAGACCTGACCCTGTCCAACAAGGCTCCAAGTGTGGTGTCTGTCACCAGCCAATGCAGTTACAGCAGCACTATAGTGCATGTCCCACACCCTGAATCAG gAGATTCCCCTTCAAAGCAGATGAGCCCAGCTAGCTGTAAAAAAGGCAAACATGGAAAATTCAAGCGCCAGAAACCTCAGAGACAGCCCTCAGATAGCCACTCTTCTAGTAAAAATAGAAATAGTCTTCCATCTGAGAAGAGAACAATTCAGAAACAGTCATTCTCTCCTTCAGAAGTGTCCTATCTGAGCTCCTCCAGTATGAATGTCCTTCCCCCTCTGGGATTTCCTGTCTATTCGGATCCACTATCTAGTTTTCCAGCCTCTTCTGTAGGAGAGGAGCTTGTCCTTCACTCGTTAAAACCTGAGTCCGTGTCATCATCACAACTATGCTGTGAAGCACAGTCATGCCCAGCGCTTCATCCCCCAAACATAGGCATGTTTATGGCTGTATTTTTTCAGGGTTTCCCCATGTATGCCCAGATGCCTCAATACGTCTTTCTTCCTAGCCCTCAGTATGTTTATCCCCCCTCTTCATATCCATGCACTGCACTACCTCCAGCCCCCCCTCCTTCTGCTCCATCACCAATAGCACTGCACTCTGTGGATCAGCCCTTTCCAGCCTCTTCTGCCACATCCATGGAGGGCCAGCGTGACCAAGCCCTACTGCTGAGTAGCTCATGGAGCAGTTCCCCACTTCAGCTGAATTTGCTTCAAGAAGAACTGCCAAAACCTATGGAGCTTTCCATTAGTACTGATGTTAGAGCACGTGCAGAAGCTAAATGT GACAATGATCCAGAAGATGGTGGTAACAGTGCTAGCCATTGTGCTTCTAGTGAATTTACTGACCGCTCGCTGTATGAGGACTCCCAGTTGGGTACAGGTTCAGCAGCATTGGGCAGTGGATCAGCTTTGTCTGGTTCTTTAGGCTCTGGCTCCAACGAGACTTCTGGTTGTGGCACAG GTAGTGGCAAAAGCAGCAAGGATTTTGCCAGTAATGATTCTTCTGAAGCTTCCAAGGAAGAGAAGAatcaagaagcagaagaaaaagggacagCTCATAAATCCAACCATGAGTCAGCCAGGGTGATGATGGATCACACACCTGAGCGAGTTCTAATGACTTACCAAATGCCTAACAG AATTAAAGAGGAAGTTTTAAAGGAGGATCTGGAGAAGCTGATAGTTATGCGAAAGCAGCAGCCTTGGTTTACAGATGGGCAAAAGAAGGAGCTTGCAGAGGTGCATACGTGGATCCGGACCCAGACTGTCCCGCTGCAAATCAGCACCCAA GGCTGTGTTACATGTGACATCATGGAAGCGAGTTGTGAGGCTGCAATGGCTGATGACAATatggaaaacaagggaaaatag
- the PER3 gene encoding period circadian protein homolog 3 isoform X1: MLRLARPASCTEGQGSERAEEPGRGGRCPCVVVFCGSEMDVGKLPCGSSERGASWAPAAAARAGDEREEAFGPADSGRQEGAHRGDAGLRCTMCTGTNSGGKRFNGPNCSRAGFCSCESNDCSAGSFMRQSKVNSEQLNWSQSHRDLMMMIQEMKRCLPEEKRSSSKPSTISALNYALQCVQQIQANNDFFQALNDRRVFQTDVMTYSIEELMAVATEHTPKNTDTFVAVFSLLSGRIVHISEQAASILNCKKKVLNSSRFVELLVPQDVSVFYTHTDQSHLPLWNMESQTASLYEYAQVKSFFCRIRGGKDEERETCCYPFRITPYLVHVCTSVHVDAESCCLALAEKIHSGYEAPRIPMDKRVFTTTHTPGCVFLEIDDRAVPLLGYLPQDLIGTSILMYLHPEDRPLMIAIHRKILKFAGQPPFEHLPIRFCTQNGDYVILDTSWSSFVNPWSRKVVFIIGRHKVRTSPLNEDVFAARSKETSSVEKEIRELQGQIYKLLLQPVHSNVSSGYGSLGSNGSYEHYISIASSSDSNGNCAEEIQEPMTLQQVCADVNRIKNLGQQLYIASRSKPQNGNEQAVSSEILGGKRHAASCFLQTLRSDSTEEPGNAFYDDSKKTPRVPSYQQINCVDSIIRYLESCSVPALKRKCKSSANTSSSSSEDDKQVQQSQQEAKALEAVNAQTPISVDREEMLKDQTTAGMVGAPLADLTLSNKAPSVVSVTSQCSYSSTIVHVPHPESEVTTMEDTTVGSEQIELPPVNAQSLTMVPEDLKPVGLTKETLSAHTQKEEQNYVDKFRQRILLSPFRTYLQQESRSNNGRSCGQGDSPSKQMSPASCKKGKHGKFKRQKPQRQPSDSHSSSKNRNSLPSEKRTIQKQSFSPSEVSYLSSSSMNVLPPLGFPVYSDPLSSFPASSVGEELVLHSLKPESVSSSQLCCEAQSCPALHPPNIGMFMAVFFQGFPMYAQMPQYVFLPSPQYVYPPSSYPCTALPPAPPPSAPSPIALHSVDQPFPASSATSMEGQRDQALLLSSSWSSSPLQLNLLQEELPKPMELSISTDVRARAEAKCDNDPEDGGNSASHCASSEFTDRSLYEDSQLGTGSAALGSGSALSGSLGSGSNETSGCGTGSGKSSKDFASNDSSEASKEEKNQEAEEKGTAHKSNHESARVMMDHTPERVLMTYQMPNRIKEEVLKEDLEKLIVMRKQQPWFTDGQKKELAEVHTWIRTQTVPLQISTQGCVTCDIMEASCEAAMADDNMENKGK; the protein is encoded by the exons ATGCT aagACTCGCGAGGCCCGCCTCCTGCACCGAAGGTCAAGGGTCCGAACGTGCTGAGGAGCCAGGACGTGGCGGTCGATGCCCCTGCGTGGTAGTGTTCTGCGGATCAGAGATGGACGTGGGCAAACTCCCATGCGGCAGCTCGGAACGCGGCGCGAGTTGGGCACCGGCTGCCGCTGCTAGGGCTGGGGACGAGCGAGAGGAGGCGTTCGGTCCTGCCGACtcggggaggcaggagggagcgcATCGGGGGGATGCAGGCTTACGTTGCACGATGTGTACGGGAACCAACTCTGGCGGGAAACGGTTTAACGGGCcaaactgcagcagagctggtttctgcAGCTGTGAATCAAACGACTGTTCAGCTGGAAGTTTCATGCGGCAAAGCAAAGTTAACAG TGAGCAGCTGAATTGGAGCCAGTCTCACAGAGATCTGATGATGATGATCCAAGAAATGAAAAGGTGTTTACCTGAAGAGAAAAGGAGTTCCAGCAAGCCCAGTACCATCAGTGCTCTCAACTATGCCTTGCAGTGTGTCCAACAGATCCAGG caAACAATGACTTTTTCCAGGCTCTGAATGACCGAAGAGTGTTTCAGACAGATGTGATGACATACAGCATAGAAGAGTTGATGGCAGTTGCGACTGAACACACTCCAAAAAACACT GACACATTTGTGGCTgtgttttccttgctttctggACGCATAGTGCATATTTCTGAGCAGGCAGCATCCATTCTAAACTGTAAGAAGAAGGTCTTGAACTCCTCCCGGTTTGTAGAGCTGCTTGTCCCTCAGGATGTGAGTGTGTTCTACACACACACCGATCAGTCCCACCTGCCGCTTTGGAACATGGAAAGTCAAACAG CTTCTCTGTATGAATATGCCCAGGTGAAATCCTTTTTCTGCAGGATCAG GGGTGGTAAAGATGAAGAACGAGAAACGTGTTGTTACCCCTTCCGAATCACCCCATACTTGGTCCATGTGTGTACTTCTGTCCATGTGGATGCAGAATCCTGCTGCTTAGCTTTGGCTGAGAAAATTCACTCTGGATATGAAG cTCCTCGAATTCCTATGGACAAAAGAGTCTTCACCACCACTCACACCCCTGGATGTGTTTTTCTTGAGATAGATGACAG AGCAGTGCCTTTGTTGGGTTACTTACCTCAAGATTTAATTGGAACATCCATACTGATGTATTTGCACCCAGAAGATCGTCCTTTGATGATTGCTATTCACCGGAAAA tcctgaaATTTGCTGGCCAACCCCCTTTTGAACATTTACCTATTAGATTTTGTACTCAAAATGGGGATTATGTCATACTGGATACCAGCTGGTCCAGTTTTGTGAATCCTTGGAGCAGGAAAGTAGTGTTCATCATTGGCCGACACAAAGTCCGGAC AAGCCCTCTGAATGAAGATGTCTTTGCTGCAAGAAGTAAAGAAACGAGCAGTGTTGAGAAAGAGATAAGAGAATTGCAAGGACAAATTTACAAGCTGCTTCTGCAG CCAGTTCACAGCAATGTTTCCAGTGGTTATGGAAGCCTTGGAAGCAATGGCTCTTATGAACACTATATCAGCATAGCATCTTCAAGTGACTCCAATGGGAATTGTGCAGAGGAAATACAGGAACCA ATGACATTGCAACAAGTTTGTGCAGATGTCAACCGAATAAAGAATCTGGGACAGCAGCTGTATATTGCGTCAAGGAGCAAGCCACAGAATGGAAATGAACAGGCTGTGAGCTCAGAAATTCTAGGAG GGAAGAGGCACGCTGCTTCCTGTTTTCTTCAGACATTGAGAAGTGATAGCACAGAAGAACCAGGCAATGCATTTTATGATGATTCAAAGAAGACTCCACGTGTTCCTTCCTATCAGCAGATCAATTGTGTTGATAGTATCATCAG ATATCTAGAGAGCTGCAGTGTTCCAGCAttgaaaaggaaatgtaaatCTTCTGCTAATACATCATCGTCATCTTCAGAAGATGacaagcaagtccagcaaagtCAGCAGGAAGCCAAGGCATTGGAAG CAGTTAATGCCCAAACTCCAATATCTGTTGATCGGGAAGAGATGCTGAAAGACCAGACAACTGCAGGCATGGTGGGAGCTCCTCTGGCAGACCTGACCCTGTCCAACAAGGCTCCAAGTGTGGTGTCTGTCACCAGCCAATGCAGTTACAGCAGCACTATAGTGCATGTCCCACACCCTGAATCAG AAGTGACTACAATGGAGGATACTACTGTTGGAAGTGAACAAATTGAGCTGCCTCCTGTGAATGCTCAGAGTCTCACTATGGTACCTGAGGACTTAAAGCCAGTTGGGCTAACAAAAGAGACATTGTCAGCCCACACTCAAAAGGAGGAGCAGAACTACGTTGACAAGTTCCGCCAGAGGATCTTGCTTTCTCCATTTAGGACTTACCTTCAACAGGAGAGCAGAAGTAACAACGGACGTTCCTGTGGCCAAG gAGATTCCCCTTCAAAGCAGATGAGCCCAGCTAGCTGTAAAAAAGGCAAACATGGAAAATTCAAGCGCCAGAAACCTCAGAGACAGCCCTCAGATAGCCACTCTTCTAGTAAAAATAGAAATAGTCTTCCATCTGAGAAGAGAACAATTCAGAAACAGTCATTCTCTCCTTCAGAAGTGTCCTATCTGAGCTCCTCCAGTATGAATGTCCTTCCCCCTCTGGGATTTCCTGTCTATTCGGATCCACTATCTAGTTTTCCAGCCTCTTCTGTAGGAGAGGAGCTTGTCCTTCACTCGTTAAAACCTGAGTCCGTGTCATCATCACAACTATGCTGTGAAGCACAGTCATGCCCAGCGCTTCATCCCCCAAACATAGGCATGTTTATGGCTGTATTTTTTCAGGGTTTCCCCATGTATGCCCAGATGCCTCAATACGTCTTTCTTCCTAGCCCTCAGTATGTTTATCCCCCCTCTTCATATCCATGCACTGCACTACCTCCAGCCCCCCCTCCTTCTGCTCCATCACCAATAGCACTGCACTCTGTGGATCAGCCCTTTCCAGCCTCTTCTGCCACATCCATGGAGGGCCAGCGTGACCAAGCCCTACTGCTGAGTAGCTCATGGAGCAGTTCCCCACTTCAGCTGAATTTGCTTCAAGAAGAACTGCCAAAACCTATGGAGCTTTCCATTAGTACTGATGTTAGAGCACGTGCAGAAGCTAAATGT GACAATGATCCAGAAGATGGTGGTAACAGTGCTAGCCATTGTGCTTCTAGTGAATTTACTGACCGCTCGCTGTATGAGGACTCCCAGTTGGGTACAGGTTCAGCAGCATTGGGCAGTGGATCAGCTTTGTCTGGTTCTTTAGGCTCTGGCTCCAACGAGACTTCTGGTTGTGGCACAG GTAGTGGCAAAAGCAGCAAGGATTTTGCCAGTAATGATTCTTCTGAAGCTTCCAAGGAAGAGAAGAatcaagaagcagaagaaaaagggacagCTCATAAATCCAACCATGAGTCAGCCAGGGTGATGATGGATCACACACCTGAGCGAGTTCTAATGACTTACCAAATGCCTAACAG AATTAAAGAGGAAGTTTTAAAGGAGGATCTGGAGAAGCTGATAGTTATGCGAAAGCAGCAGCCTTGGTTTACAGATGGGCAAAAGAAGGAGCTTGCAGAGGTGCATACGTGGATCCGGACCCAGACTGTCCCGCTGCAAATCAGCACCCAA GGCTGTGTTACATGTGACATCATGGAAGCGAGTTGTGAGGCTGCAATGGCTGATGACAATatggaaaacaagggaaaatag
- the PER3 gene encoding period circadian protein homolog 3 isoform X3, whose amino-acid sequence MLRLARPASCTEGQGSERAEEPGRGGRCPCVVVFCGSEMDVGKLPCGSSERGASWAPAAAARAGDEREEAFGPADSGRQEGAHRGDAGLRCTMCTGTNSGGKRFNGPNCSRAGFCSCESNDCSAGSFMRQSKVNSEQLNWSQSHRDLMMMIQEMKRCLPEEKRSSSKPSTISALNYALQCVQQIQANNDFFQALNDRRVFQTDVMTYSIEELMAVATEHTPKNTDTFVAVFSLLSGRIVHISEQAASILNCKKKVLNSSRFVELLVPQDVSVFYTHTDQSHLPLWNMESQTASLYEYAQVKSFFCRIRGGKDEERETCCYPFRITPYLVHVCTSVHVDAESCCLALAEKIHSGYEAPRIPMDKRVFTTTHTPGCVFLEIDDRAVPLLGYLPQDLIGTSILMYLHPEDRPLMIAIHRKILKFAGQPPFEHLPIRFCTQNGDYVILDTSWSSFVNPWSRKVVFIIGRHKVRTSPLNEDVFAARSKETSSVEKEIRELQGQIYKLLLQPVHSNVSSGYGSLGSNGSYEHYISIASSSDSNGNCAEEIQEPMTLQQVCADVNRIKNLGQQLYIASRSKPQNGNEQAVSSEILGGKRHAASCFLQTLRSDSTEEPGNAFYDDSKKTPRVPSYQQINCVDSIIRYLESCSVPALKRKCKSSANTSSSSSEDDKQVQQSQQEAKALEAVNAQTPISVDREEMLKDQTTAGMVGAPLADLTLSNKAPSVVSVTSQCSYSSTIVHVPHPESEVTTMEDTTVGSEQIELPPVNAQSLTMVPEDLKPVGLTKETLSAHTQKEEQNYVDKFRQRILLSPFRTYLQQESRSNNGRSCGQALHSVDQPFPASSATSMEGQRDQALLLSSSWSSSPLQLNLLQEELPKPMELSISTDVRARAEAKCDNDPEDGGNSASHCASSEFTDRSLYEDSQLGTGSAALGSGSALSGSLGSGSNETSGCGTGSGKSSKDFASNDSSEASKEEKNQEAEEKGTAHKSNHESARVMMDHTPERVLMTYQMPNRIKEEVLKEDLEKLIVMRKQQPWFTDGQKKELAEVHTWIRTQTVPLQISTQGCVTCDIMEASCEAAMADDNMENKGK is encoded by the exons ATGCT aagACTCGCGAGGCCCGCCTCCTGCACCGAAGGTCAAGGGTCCGAACGTGCTGAGGAGCCAGGACGTGGCGGTCGATGCCCCTGCGTGGTAGTGTTCTGCGGATCAGAGATGGACGTGGGCAAACTCCCATGCGGCAGCTCGGAACGCGGCGCGAGTTGGGCACCGGCTGCCGCTGCTAGGGCTGGGGACGAGCGAGAGGAGGCGTTCGGTCCTGCCGACtcggggaggcaggagggagcgcATCGGGGGGATGCAGGCTTACGTTGCACGATGTGTACGGGAACCAACTCTGGCGGGAAACGGTTTAACGGGCcaaactgcagcagagctggtttctgcAGCTGTGAATCAAACGACTGTTCAGCTGGAAGTTTCATGCGGCAAAGCAAAGTTAACAG TGAGCAGCTGAATTGGAGCCAGTCTCACAGAGATCTGATGATGATGATCCAAGAAATGAAAAGGTGTTTACCTGAAGAGAAAAGGAGTTCCAGCAAGCCCAGTACCATCAGTGCTCTCAACTATGCCTTGCAGTGTGTCCAACAGATCCAGG caAACAATGACTTTTTCCAGGCTCTGAATGACCGAAGAGTGTTTCAGACAGATGTGATGACATACAGCATAGAAGAGTTGATGGCAGTTGCGACTGAACACACTCCAAAAAACACT GACACATTTGTGGCTgtgttttccttgctttctggACGCATAGTGCATATTTCTGAGCAGGCAGCATCCATTCTAAACTGTAAGAAGAAGGTCTTGAACTCCTCCCGGTTTGTAGAGCTGCTTGTCCCTCAGGATGTGAGTGTGTTCTACACACACACCGATCAGTCCCACCTGCCGCTTTGGAACATGGAAAGTCAAACAG CTTCTCTGTATGAATATGCCCAGGTGAAATCCTTTTTCTGCAGGATCAG GGGTGGTAAAGATGAAGAACGAGAAACGTGTTGTTACCCCTTCCGAATCACCCCATACTTGGTCCATGTGTGTACTTCTGTCCATGTGGATGCAGAATCCTGCTGCTTAGCTTTGGCTGAGAAAATTCACTCTGGATATGAAG cTCCTCGAATTCCTATGGACAAAAGAGTCTTCACCACCACTCACACCCCTGGATGTGTTTTTCTTGAGATAGATGACAG AGCAGTGCCTTTGTTGGGTTACTTACCTCAAGATTTAATTGGAACATCCATACTGATGTATTTGCACCCAGAAGATCGTCCTTTGATGATTGCTATTCACCGGAAAA tcctgaaATTTGCTGGCCAACCCCCTTTTGAACATTTACCTATTAGATTTTGTACTCAAAATGGGGATTATGTCATACTGGATACCAGCTGGTCCAGTTTTGTGAATCCTTGGAGCAGGAAAGTAGTGTTCATCATTGGCCGACACAAAGTCCGGAC AAGCCCTCTGAATGAAGATGTCTTTGCTGCAAGAAGTAAAGAAACGAGCAGTGTTGAGAAAGAGATAAGAGAATTGCAAGGACAAATTTACAAGCTGCTTCTGCAG CCAGTTCACAGCAATGTTTCCAGTGGTTATGGAAGCCTTGGAAGCAATGGCTCTTATGAACACTATATCAGCATAGCATCTTCAAGTGACTCCAATGGGAATTGTGCAGAGGAAATACAGGAACCA ATGACATTGCAACAAGTTTGTGCAGATGTCAACCGAATAAAGAATCTGGGACAGCAGCTGTATATTGCGTCAAGGAGCAAGCCACAGAATGGAAATGAACAGGCTGTGAGCTCAGAAATTCTAGGAG GGAAGAGGCACGCTGCTTCCTGTTTTCTTCAGACATTGAGAAGTGATAGCACAGAAGAACCAGGCAATGCATTTTATGATGATTCAAAGAAGACTCCACGTGTTCCTTCCTATCAGCAGATCAATTGTGTTGATAGTATCATCAG ATATCTAGAGAGCTGCAGTGTTCCAGCAttgaaaaggaaatgtaaatCTTCTGCTAATACATCATCGTCATCTTCAGAAGATGacaagcaagtccagcaaagtCAGCAGGAAGCCAAGGCATTGGAAG CAGTTAATGCCCAAACTCCAATATCTGTTGATCGGGAAGAGATGCTGAAAGACCAGACAACTGCAGGCATGGTGGGAGCTCCTCTGGCAGACCTGACCCTGTCCAACAAGGCTCCAAGTGTGGTGTCTGTCACCAGCCAATGCAGTTACAGCAGCACTATAGTGCATGTCCCACACCCTGAATCAG AAGTGACTACAATGGAGGATACTACTGTTGGAAGTGAACAAATTGAGCTGCCTCCTGTGAATGCTCAGAGTCTCACTATGGTACCTGAGGACTTAAAGCCAGTTGGGCTAACAAAAGAGACATTGTCAGCCCACACTCAAAAGGAGGAGCAGAACTACGTTGACAAGTTCCGCCAGAGGATCTTGCTTTCTCCATTTAGGACTTACCTTCAACAGGAGAGCAGAAGTAACAACGGACGTTCCTGTGGCCAAG CACTGCACTCTGTGGATCAGCCCTTTCCAGCCTCTTCTGCCACATCCATGGAGGGCCAGCGTGACCAAGCCCTACTGCTGAGTAGCTCATGGAGCAGTTCCCCACTTCAGCTGAATTTGCTTCAAGAAGAACTGCCAAAACCTATGGAGCTTTCCATTAGTACTGATGTTAGAGCACGTGCAGAAGCTAAATGT GACAATGATCCAGAAGATGGTGGTAACAGTGCTAGCCATTGTGCTTCTAGTGAATTTACTGACCGCTCGCTGTATGAGGACTCCCAGTTGGGTACAGGTTCAGCAGCATTGGGCAGTGGATCAGCTTTGTCTGGTTCTTTAGGCTCTGGCTCCAACGAGACTTCTGGTTGTGGCACAG GTAGTGGCAAAAGCAGCAAGGATTTTGCCAGTAATGATTCTTCTGAAGCTTCCAAGGAAGAGAAGAatcaagaagcagaagaaaaagggacagCTCATAAATCCAACCATGAGTCAGCCAGGGTGATGATGGATCACACACCTGAGCGAGTTCTAATGACTTACCAAATGCCTAACAG AATTAAAGAGGAAGTTTTAAAGGAGGATCTGGAGAAGCTGATAGTTATGCGAAAGCAGCAGCCTTGGTTTACAGATGGGCAAAAGAAGGAGCTTGCAGAGGTGCATACGTGGATCCGGACCCAGACTGTCCCGCTGCAAATCAGCACCCAA GGCTGTGTTACATGTGACATCATGGAAGCGAGTTGTGAGGCTGCAATGGCTGATGACAATatggaaaacaagggaaaatag